From Haloarcula hispanica ATCC 33960, the proteins below share one genomic window:
- a CDS encoding site-2 protease family protein, with translation MAGRRQRTAGGRTVGGLSFSQRELRDLLVAWLALGLAFTFFLEREFRRIVFGQFGGLSTAEIASTFAVSLLTVGVGFLLHELAHKVVAVRFGQIAAFKADYRMLGFAVLGGLVGFLFAAPGAVVHRGRLTAKQHGLIAVAGPVTNLALAVVFLVPFVAALLSSTGGFLWEVARMGLQINLLLAGFNMLPFGPLDGRTVREWSTPVFLAVAVPSILLGVGALFVL, from the coding sequence ATGGCGGGTCGACGACAGCGAACCGCTGGAGGCCGGACCGTCGGCGGCCTCAGTTTCAGCCAGCGCGAACTCCGGGACCTCCTCGTCGCCTGGCTCGCACTCGGACTGGCGTTTACGTTCTTCCTCGAACGAGAGTTCCGCCGCATCGTCTTCGGCCAGTTCGGCGGGCTGTCGACGGCCGAAATCGCCAGCACGTTCGCCGTCAGCCTGCTGACCGTCGGCGTCGGCTTCCTGTTGCACGAACTGGCCCACAAGGTCGTCGCCGTCCGCTTCGGTCAGATCGCCGCGTTCAAGGCCGACTACCGGATGCTCGGGTTCGCAGTCCTGGGCGGCCTCGTCGGCTTCCTGTTCGCCGCGCCGGGCGCGGTCGTTCATCGTGGCCGTCTCACGGCGAAGCAACACGGCCTCATCGCCGTCGCCGGACCGGTAACGAACCTCGCGCTCGCCGTCGTGTTCCTCGTGCCGTTCGTCGCGGCGCTCCTGTCGAGTACGGGCGGCTTCCTCTGGGAGGTCGCGCGGATGGGCCTGCAGATCAATCTCCTGCTCGCCGGCTTCAACATGCTGCCGTTCGGTCCGCTCGACGGCCGAACGGTCCGGGAATGGAGCACACCGGTGTTTCTCGCCGTGGCGGTTCCGTCGATTCTGCTCGGAGTCGGCGCGCTGTTCGTTCTCTGA
- the purM gene encoding phosphoribosylformylglycinamidine cyclo-ligase, with the protein MTDGEPETDDTDEEDADGLTYAETGVDIDASEAATKALIGAAGEFEGDYAGLVDIGDQYLALATDGVGTKLLVAEAVDDYSTIGIDCIAMNANDLIATGVEPVAFVDYLAVETPDEETSEDIGAGLRTGAERAGVALVGGETAVMPDVIKGLDIAGTCAGLAPKDAVFPGEAEPGDAIVGWPSSGIHSNGLTLAREAVTRDHEYTDPFPPNPDRTIAEELLTPTRIYSEVLEPLRANETHAAAHVTGGGWTNLTRMGSHRYEITDPFEAQPVFEFVQAEGEVTDEEMHRTFNMGTGFVAAVPEADADEIVEKSEDARVIGTVADGDEAVAIHGLELTD; encoded by the coding sequence ATGACCGACGGTGAACCCGAGACCGACGACACGGACGAGGAAGACGCGGATGGGCTGACCTACGCGGAGACGGGCGTGGATATCGACGCCAGCGAGGCGGCAACGAAGGCGCTTATCGGCGCGGCCGGCGAGTTCGAGGGCGACTACGCGGGGCTCGTCGACATCGGCGACCAGTACCTCGCGCTCGCGACGGACGGGGTCGGCACCAAGCTCCTCGTCGCCGAGGCCGTCGACGACTACTCGACTATCGGTATCGACTGCATCGCGATGAACGCCAACGACCTCATCGCGACCGGCGTCGAGCCGGTGGCGTTCGTCGACTACCTCGCAGTCGAGACGCCGGACGAGGAGACGAGCGAGGACATCGGCGCGGGGCTCCGGACGGGGGCCGAGCGGGCCGGCGTGGCGCTCGTGGGCGGCGAAACTGCCGTGATGCCGGACGTCATCAAGGGGCTTGATATCGCCGGCACCTGCGCCGGACTGGCACCGAAAGACGCCGTCTTCCCCGGCGAGGCCGAACCCGGCGACGCCATCGTCGGCTGGCCGTCCTCCGGCATCCACTCCAACGGCCTCACGCTCGCACGCGAGGCGGTCACGCGCGACCACGAGTACACCGACCCGTTCCCGCCGAACCCCGACAGAACCATCGCCGAAGAGCTGCTGACGCCGACACGGATTTACAGTGAGGTACTGGAGCCGCTCCGAGCCAACGAGACGCACGCGGCCGCCCACGTCACTGGCGGCGGCTGGACGAACCTCACGCGGATGGGGAGTCACCGGTACGAGATCACGGACCCCTTCGAGGCCCAGCCCGTCTTCGAGTTCGTTCAGGCGGAAGGCGAGGTAACCGACGAAGAGATGCACCGGACGTTCAATATGGGTACTGGGTTCGTCGCCGCAGTCCCCGAAGCTGACGCCGACGAGATCGTCGAGAAAAGCGAGGACGCTCGCGTGATTGGGACGGTAGCTGACGGAGACGAGGCGGTCGCGATTCACGGGCTCGAACTCACCGACTGA
- the psmB gene encoding archaeal proteasome endopeptidase complex subunit beta → MTPGPELSGPQAADEFQSDPYAPEVGELPEQSAQDSEKVNKTGTTTIGISTSEGVVIATDMRASLGGRFVSNKNVQKVEQIHPTAALTLVGSVGGAQSFIRTLRAEVNLYEARRGEDISMKALSTLAGNFARGGPFFAINPILGGVDDDGHHVYSIDPAGGVMKDDYTVTGSGLTVAYGTLEDRYEEDMTNEAAKEVAAASINAAAERDTGSGNGIFLADVTSEGVDINGYDFDELL, encoded by the coding sequence ATGACTCCGGGGCCGGAGCTTTCTGGACCCCAGGCTGCTGACGAGTTCCAGAGCGACCCGTACGCGCCCGAAGTCGGCGAGCTCCCCGAACAGTCCGCACAGGATTCGGAGAAGGTGAACAAGACCGGGACGACCACCATCGGCATCAGCACGTCCGAGGGCGTCGTCATCGCGACTGACATGCGCGCCTCGCTCGGTGGTCGCTTCGTCTCGAACAAGAACGTCCAGAAGGTCGAGCAGATTCACCCCACGGCGGCGCTGACCCTCGTCGGGAGCGTCGGCGGCGCACAGTCGTTCATCCGGACGCTTCGCGCCGAGGTCAACCTCTACGAAGCACGACGCGGCGAGGACATCAGCATGAAGGCCCTCTCGACGCTGGCCGGCAACTTCGCCCGCGGCGGCCCCTTCTTCGCCATCAACCCTATCCTCGGTGGCGTCGACGACGACGGCCACCACGTCTACTCCATCGACCCGGCCGGCGGCGTCATGAAGGACGACTACACCGTCACCGGCTCCGGGCTCACCGTCGCGTACGGGACCCTCGAAGACCGCTACGAGGAAGACATGACCAACGAAGCGGCCAAGGAAGTCGCTGCCGCCTCGATTAACGCCGCCGCCGAGCGTGACACCGGGTCCGGCAACGGCATCTTCCTGGCTGATGTCACGAGCGAGGGTGTCGACATCAACGGCTACGACTTCGACGAACTGCTGTAG
- a CDS encoding TraB/GumN family protein — MTEHAESAADEFPDPSGAGRVDVVGTAHVSEHSVKEVESAIEESEPDIVAVELDEGRYRQIKGETPDDLDASDLLRGNTVFQFLAYWMLSYIQTRLGDRFDIEPGADMKAGIDTAERLGLGVALVDRDIQTTVQRFWARLTAVEKLKLVGSLAAEMGPPLTVGLTIGAVFGGLFAVVAGAFGGPFIVPSGALSVLPGGLGGTAEGLLDTLLLICVVAAGIGIPIAALLVRFRGEADVEEFDMEKLTDTDVVSAMMEEFRQFSPGGAEALIDERDAFIAHRLIALREAGYHVLAVVGAGHREGIQGYLDDPETLPPMESLTGTEGGRRFSLYKLVGYGFGVVFLVFFGLLILGGASQAVLLELFVALVAVNAVLAGGLAKVAGAHWSSAAAAGAFGWLTSLFPLLAAGWFAGYVELRYISVNISDIATLNEILNDQESPVMDLVSQMRGVPLFRLILVVALTNVGSAIASYVVFPVLIPYISSDIGGMQGVSRLLWQGVNEGTQILLGVL, encoded by the coding sequence ATGACCGAACACGCGGAGTCGGCGGCAGACGAGTTCCCGGACCCGTCAGGAGCGGGACGCGTCGATGTCGTCGGAACCGCCCACGTCTCCGAGCACAGCGTCAAGGAAGTGGAATCAGCGATCGAAGAATCCGAGCCCGATATCGTCGCCGTCGAACTCGACGAGGGCCGGTATCGCCAGATCAAGGGTGAAACGCCTGACGATCTCGATGCGAGCGATCTTCTTCGCGGGAACACCGTCTTTCAGTTCCTCGCGTACTGGATGCTGTCGTACATCCAGACCAGACTGGGCGACCGGTTCGACATCGAGCCGGGTGCGGACATGAAGGCGGGTATCGACACCGCCGAACGGCTCGGTCTGGGCGTCGCACTCGTCGACCGAGACATTCAGACGACCGTCCAGCGGTTCTGGGCGCGGCTGACGGCCGTCGAGAAACTCAAGCTCGTCGGCAGCCTCGCAGCCGAGATGGGGCCGCCGTTGACCGTCGGGCTGACCATCGGTGCCGTCTTCGGCGGGCTGTTTGCGGTCGTCGCCGGGGCCTTCGGTGGCCCGTTCATCGTTCCGAGCGGTGCCCTTTCGGTTTTGCCGGGTGGTCTTGGCGGGACGGCCGAGGGCCTGCTCGACACGCTGTTGCTCATCTGTGTCGTCGCGGCCGGCATCGGGATTCCCATCGCCGCCCTGTTGGTCCGGTTCCGCGGTGAGGCCGACGTCGAGGAGTTCGACATGGAGAAACTGACCGACACTGATGTCGTCAGCGCGATGATGGAGGAGTTCCGTCAGTTCTCCCCCGGCGGCGCGGAGGCGCTCATCGACGAACGCGACGCGTTCATCGCCCATCGGCTCATCGCCCTCCGTGAGGCCGGTTATCACGTCCTCGCCGTTGTCGGAGCCGGCCACCGCGAGGGGATTCAGGGCTATCTCGACGACCCGGAGACGCTCCCACCGATGGAGTCGCTCACTGGAACCGAAGGCGGTCGTCGCTTTTCACTGTACAAGCTCGTCGGCTACGGCTTCGGCGTCGTCTTCCTCGTCTTCTTCGGCCTGCTCATCCTCGGTGGCGCGAGCCAGGCGGTGCTGCTAGAGCTGTTCGTCGCGCTGGTCGCCGTCAACGCCGTGCTAGCCGGCGGTCTGGCGAAGGTGGCCGGCGCTCACTGGTCGAGTGCGGCCGCCGCCGGCGCGTTCGGCTGGCTGACGAGCCTGTTTCCGCTGCTTGCCGCCGGCTGGTTCGCGGGCTACGTCGAACTGCGATACATCTCCGTTAACATCAGCGATATCGCGACGCTCAACGAGATACTCAACGACCAGGAGTCGCCGGTAATGGACCTCGTCAGCCAGATGCGCGGCGTGCCGCTGTTCCGGCTGATCCTCGTCGTCGCGCTGACGAACGTCGGCAGCGCAATCGCCTCATACGTCGTCTTCCCGGTGTTGATCCCGTACATCTCGTCGGACATCGGCGGGATGCAGGGCGTCTCGCGCCTGCTCTGGCAGGGCGTCAATGAAGGAACGCAGATACTTCTGGGGGTCCTCTGA
- a CDS encoding FkbM family methyltransferase, whose translation MMSSDIVVQMASRFGFRKPLDYAYGSYRSLSYRLAGDTYAVTVGDVSTEFLIPTYNEFTDLWKIDERPVLADLLGELRPDDVFYDIGANIGLYACLASQVTDNPVIAFEPHPDNAERLRQNMQHNRTDISLFEHALVDENGEAELSITLEKVGSAGHSLVTTANTHETITISKRHGDEFIADNQLPTPTAIKIDVEGTEGAVLNGLSTTLDQPSCRLVYCEVHGDRLEANGHSVAGIRSQLEGHGFAVAERVIRDGKGDTFLIGKK comes from the coding sequence ATGATGTCTTCCGATATCGTCGTTCAGATGGCGTCTCGTTTCGGATTCCGGAAACCTCTCGATTACGCTTACGGCAGCTATCGGTCTCTCTCTTACCGCCTCGCCGGGGACACGTACGCGGTCACGGTCGGTGATGTCAGCACAGAGTTTCTGATACCAACCTACAACGAGTTTACTGACCTCTGGAAAATAGACGAACGGCCGGTACTCGCCGATCTACTGGGGGAACTCCGGCCCGACGACGTGTTCTACGATATCGGGGCCAATATCGGCCTGTACGCCTGTCTGGCATCGCAGGTGACCGACAACCCGGTCATCGCGTTCGAACCACATCCCGACAACGCCGAGCGGTTGCGACAGAATATGCAACACAACCGGACCGATATCTCGCTATTCGAACACGCACTGGTCGATGAAAACGGTGAGGCAGAACTCTCCATTACGCTCGAAAAAGTCGGTTCAGCCGGGCATTCACTGGTGACGACAGCCAACACGCACGAGACAATCACAATTAGCAAGCGACACGGCGACGAGTTCATCGCCGACAACCAACTGCCGACACCAACCGCAATTAAAATCGATGTCGAAGGAACGGAGGGCGCTGTTCTCAATGGTCTCTCGACGACGCTCGACCAGCCCTCGTGCCGACTCGTCTACTGTGAAGTCCACGGAGACCGACTCGAAGCCAATGGCCACTCCGTCGCTGGCATCCGGAGTCAACTGGAGGGCCATGGTTTTGCTGTGGCCGAACGGGTCATCCGTGACGGCAAGGGCGACACATTCCTCATCGGGAAGAAGTGA
- a CDS encoding CBS domain-containing protein, translating into MDLPTPQDLRERRNELGLTQSELAERADVSQPLIARIEGGDVDPRLSTLRRIVTALEEAEGGIIKARDLMNSPVVGVAPDDSVHQTKDLMDEKGYSQVPVIRDGAPQGLIGNSDIRQRPEENVGDLPVAEVMNESIATVEPDAPIDEVDAYLNHNAAVMVVEGGETIGVITEADIARTVS; encoded by the coding sequence ATGGACTTACCGACGCCACAGGATCTGCGGGAGCGCCGCAACGAACTCGGGCTAACTCAGAGCGAACTGGCGGAACGGGCTGACGTCTCTCAGCCCCTTATCGCTCGTATCGAAGGTGGCGACGTGGACCCGCGGCTGTCGACACTCCGGCGGATTGTGACCGCCCTCGAAGAGGCCGAAGGCGGTATCATCAAGGCCCGCGACCTGATGAACTCTCCCGTTGTTGGCGTCGCACCCGACGATTCCGTCCACCAGACGAAGGACCTGATGGACGAGAAAGGGTACTCGCAAGTCCCCGTCATCCGTGACGGGGCACCGCAGGGACTCATCGGGAACTCCGACATCCGCCAGCGACCCGAAGAGAACGTCGGCGACCTTCCGGTGGCTGAAGTGATGAACGAATCTATCGCGACCGTCGAGCCCGACGCACCCATCGACGAAGTCGATGCTTACCTGAACCACAATGCCGCCGTGATGGTCGTCGAAGGCGGGGAAACTATCGGTGTCATAACCGAAGCGGACATCGCGCGTACGGTCAGCTAA
- a CDS encoding DUF555 domain-containing protein: protein MNYLVAMEAAWLVRDVDDIDDAIGVAVSEAGKRLNEAEMDYVEVEVGATGCPACGEPFDSAFIAADTALVGLVLEMDVFNAESPEHAQRIAKSEIGGALRDVPLKVVEVFETEADEDEAEAEA, encoded by the coding sequence ATGAACTACCTCGTGGCGATGGAAGCAGCCTGGCTGGTTCGTGACGTAGACGACATCGACGACGCTATCGGTGTCGCAGTGAGTGAAGCGGGGAAGCGGCTCAACGAGGCCGAGATGGACTACGTCGAGGTCGAGGTCGGCGCGACCGGCTGCCCGGCCTGTGGCGAACCGTTCGACTCGGCGTTTATCGCGGCCGACACGGCGCTTGTCGGACTGGTGCTCGAAATGGACGTGTTCAACGCCGAATCCCCCGAACACGCACAGCGGATCGCCAAAAGCGAAATCGGTGGCGCACTTCGGGACGTCCCGCTGAAAGTCGTTGAGGTGTTTGAGACCGAAGCCGACGAGGACGAAGCCGAAGCCGAAGCATAA
- a CDS encoding PadR family transcriptional regulator: MYDLTGFQRDLLYVIAGLDEPHGLAIKEELENYYESEVNHGRLYPNLDTLVEKALIEKGERDRRTNFYTLTKRGQRELDARKEWEAQYVSA, translated from the coding sequence ATGTATGACCTGACTGGATTCCAGCGGGACCTGCTGTACGTCATTGCAGGCCTTGACGAGCCCCACGGGTTAGCGATCAAGGAAGAACTCGAAAACTACTACGAGAGCGAAGTCAACCACGGCCGACTGTATCCGAACCTTGACACGCTCGTCGAAAAGGCGCTTATCGAGAAGGGCGAACGCGACCGCCGAACGAACTTTTACACGCTGACCAAGCGCGGCCAGCGCGAACTCGACGCCCGGAAAGAGTGGGAAGCGCAGTACGTTTCGGCATAG
- the cdd gene encoding cytidine deaminase, translating into MEDLLDAARDAIDEAYAPYSEYTVGAALETSDGSVYTGCNIENANYSNSLHAEEVAIGAAVSDGHRSFERVAVTSGKRDGVTPCGMCRQTFSEFCDESFEIITDGDEPTVYELGELLPTTITSDHLDK; encoded by the coding sequence ATGGAGGACCTCCTCGACGCAGCGAGAGACGCCATTGACGAGGCGTACGCGCCGTACTCGGAGTACACGGTCGGCGCGGCGCTCGAAACGAGTGATGGAAGCGTCTACACCGGTTGTAACATCGAAAACGCCAACTACAGCAACAGCTTGCACGCCGAGGAAGTGGCCATCGGTGCGGCTGTCAGCGACGGGCACCGGTCGTTCGAACGCGTCGCCGTCACCTCTGGCAAGCGCGACGGCGTCACTCCCTGTGGGATGTGCCGACAGACGTTCAGCGAGTTCTGTGACGAGTCGTTCGAGATCATCACCGACGGCGACGAGCCGACGGTGTACGAGCTCGGGGAGCTCCTGCCGACAACAATCACCAGCGACCATCTCGACAAATGA
- a CDS encoding phosphopentomutase/phosphoglucosamine mutase, which yields MELFGTAGIRGDVVSKVTPDLALRVGQATGRDGETFVLGYDGRVTSPALADAMAAGLQSAGARVVRIGRVPTPTLAYASQGRHGVMITASHNPPTDNGIKLFADGTEYGDDDETRIEGRIEDGSTPTAWRDWGDTESVDYLDEYRGAVADYAESLGGDPSGLTVAVDCGNGMASVATPQVLRELGADVLATEANVDGTFPGRESKPTPETLADFREFVAESDADFGFGHDGDADRIVVVDADGDVIHEDTILAMLAEHYTRTADVSDPVVVTTPNASGRIDERVEAAGGRVERIHLGSLHVGIADVRADATDETEVVFAAEPWKHIHTAFGGWIDGVASAAVLTRLFAGESVGDRRAVISERPYEKVSVECPDDAKAETMEQLESDLPDAFPEADVSTEYGVRLSFDDGSWTLVRPSGTEPYVRVYAESDDIDALVADTTQAVRDAVAVVSAADA from the coding sequence ATGGAACTGTTCGGGACCGCGGGAATCCGCGGTGATGTCGTATCGAAGGTGACGCCGGACCTTGCACTGCGAGTTGGACAGGCGACTGGCCGAGACGGCGAGACGTTCGTGCTGGGGTACGACGGGCGCGTAACCTCGCCAGCACTCGCTGATGCGATGGCCGCGGGACTGCAAAGCGCCGGCGCGCGCGTCGTCAGAATCGGCCGCGTACCGACGCCGACGCTGGCGTATGCCTCACAGGGCCGCCACGGCGTGATGATTACCGCAAGCCACAACCCACCGACCGACAACGGCATCAAGCTGTTTGCAGACGGCACCGAGTACGGCGACGACGACGAGACGCGCATCGAAGGGCGAATCGAGGACGGCTCGACACCGACAGCCTGGCGCGACTGGGGCGACACGGAGTCGGTCGACTACCTCGACGAGTATCGAGGCGCTGTCGCCGACTACGCCGAGTCGCTCGGTGGCGACCCGTCGGGGCTGACAGTCGCCGTTGACTGCGGGAACGGCATGGCCAGCGTGGCGACGCCGCAGGTCCTCCGAGAACTGGGTGCCGACGTGCTGGCGACGGAGGCGAACGTCGACGGAACCTTCCCCGGCCGTGAGAGCAAGCCGACGCCGGAGACACTGGCCGATTTCCGCGAGTTCGTCGCCGAATCCGACGCCGACTTCGGGTTCGGCCACGACGGCGACGCTGACCGTATCGTCGTCGTTGATGCCGACGGCGATGTCATCCACGAGGATACGATACTCGCGATGCTCGCCGAACACTACACGCGTACTGCGGACGTTTCGGACCCTGTGGTCGTAACGACGCCCAACGCCTCTGGCCGCATCGATGAACGGGTCGAAGCCGCCGGCGGCCGTGTCGAACGCATCCACCTCGGCTCGCTCCACGTCGGAATCGCCGACGTTCGCGCGGACGCGACCGACGAAACTGAGGTCGTCTTTGCCGCAGAACCCTGGAAGCATATCCACACCGCCTTCGGGGGCTGGATCGACGGCGTTGCTAGCGCAGCCGTGCTGACGCGCCTGTTCGCCGGAGAGAGTGTGGGCGACAGGCGGGCTGTCATCTCTGAGCGACCCTATGAGAAAGTAAGTGTGGAGTGCCCCGACGACGCCAAAGCCGAAACGATGGAGCAACTGGAATCCGACCTGCCGGACGCGTTCCCCGAGGCCGACGTCTCGACCGAGTACGGCGTCCGACTCTCCTTTGACGACGGGTCGTGGACGCTCGTCCGGCCGAGTGGCACCGAGCCGTACGTCCGGGTGTACGCAGAGAGCGACGACATCGACGCGCTGGTCGCGGACACCACACAGGCGGTCCGCGACGCCGTCGCGGTCGTCAGTGCCGCTGACGCCTGA
- a CDS encoding HEWD family protein has protein sequence MAEIVTPRKRECERCGRVDEWDPEQHSWRIVTDDDTKQSGDPHCLHEWDINGTFNPLAE, from the coding sequence ATGGCTGAAATCGTCACCCCACGCAAACGCGAGTGTGAGCGGTGTGGGCGGGTCGACGAGTGGGACCCAGAACAACACAGTTGGCGCATCGTCACCGACGACGACACCAAGCAGTCCGGTGACCCGCACTGCCTCCACGAGTGGGACATCAACGGCACGTTCAATCCGCTAGCCGAGTGA
- a CDS encoding acyl-CoA thioesterase, translating into MPTVLETYIENRWMVQPNHSNHLGSTHGGNVLKWMDELGAMSAMRFAGETCVTARMDQVNFKRPIPVGDTALIEAFVYDTGETSVKVRLRVARENLRTGETESTAESYSVYVAVDEDRDPVPVPDVTAETDRGERLRQRALDGEANR; encoded by the coding sequence ATGCCGACGGTACTGGAAACCTATATCGAGAACCGCTGGATGGTTCAGCCCAACCACTCGAACCACCTGGGTTCGACTCACGGAGGGAACGTACTGAAGTGGATGGACGAACTCGGGGCGATGTCGGCGATGCGCTTTGCCGGCGAGACCTGCGTCACCGCGCGGATGGACCAGGTGAACTTCAAACGGCCGATACCTGTCGGTGACACAGCTCTCATTGAAGCGTTCGTCTACGACACGGGCGAAACGAGTGTCAAAGTTCGACTTCGAGTCGCCCGAGAGAACCTCAGAACCGGCGAGACTGAGTCGACAGCGGAGTCGTACTCGGTGTACGTCGCGGTCGACGAGGACAGGGACCCGGTTCCCGTTCCCGACGTGACGGCCGAGACTGACCGCGGGGAACGACTGCGACAGCGCGCCCTCGACGGGGAAGCGAACCGCTGA